A section of the Veillonella criceti genome encodes:
- the fmt gene encoding methionyl-tRNA formyltransferase, giving the protein MDSLRVVFMGTPDFAVPTLQALIEGPHEVVGVFCQPDKQKGRGKKVQMPPVKECALAAELPVYQPITLRDEDSETLLRTLAPDVVVVVAYGKILPPWLIRLPQYGCINVHASLLPKYRGAAPIHWAILNGDTETGVTIMQMNDGLDTGDMLDIIPVSIKAGETTGELFDRLAPIGGQVINEVLAKAMAGTLQPVVQEDELATYANKITKEMGAIDWHRSAFEIANQIRGLSPAPGCFTFFDEGKRIKVWQASEVTIETLDLSLIETAKTATVGTIIGVKEKSFLVATGNGVLEVFEVQPDNKKRMNAGDFCRGHQVKAGLILNA; this is encoded by the coding sequence ATGGATTCATTACGCGTTGTTTTTATGGGAACACCGGACTTTGCAGTGCCTACCTTACAGGCACTCATTGAGGGGCCTCATGAAGTGGTAGGTGTTTTTTGTCAGCCCGATAAACAAAAAGGACGTGGTAAAAAAGTACAAATGCCACCTGTCAAGGAATGTGCGTTAGCGGCCGAATTGCCAGTCTATCAACCTATTACGTTACGCGATGAAGATTCGGAAACATTACTTCGTACATTAGCTCCGGATGTAGTTGTTGTCGTAGCGTATGGCAAAATTTTACCACCATGGTTAATTCGATTGCCCCAATATGGCTGTATTAATGTACATGCTTCTTTATTGCCTAAATATCGTGGAGCCGCGCCGATTCATTGGGCTATTTTAAATGGTGATACAGAAACCGGTGTTACTATTATGCAAATGAATGATGGCCTAGATACCGGTGATATGTTAGACATTATTCCTGTATCGATTAAAGCTGGTGAAACAACAGGAGAATTATTTGATCGCCTAGCACCGATAGGGGGACAGGTCATTAATGAAGTGCTTGCTAAAGCTATGGCAGGTACTTTGCAGCCTGTAGTTCAAGAAGATGAGCTGGCTACTTATGCGAATAAAATTACTAAGGAGATGGGCGCTATAGATTGGCACCGTAGTGCCTTTGAAATAGCCAATCAGATTCGTGGCCTTAGTCCAGCACCAGGTTGTTTTACTTTTTTTGATGAGGGAAAACGAATTAAAGTTTGGCAAGCAAGTGAAGTAACGATTGAAACTTTAGATTTGTCGTTAATTGAAACAGCCAAAACAGCTACTGTAGGGACTATTATAGGGGTAAAAGAGAAAAGTTTCCTTGTAGCGACTGGTAATGGTGTATTAGAAGTTTTTGAAGTACAGCCAGATAACAAGAAACGCATGAATGCTGGCGATTTTTGTCGTGGTCATCAAGTAAAGGCAGGACTAATTCTGAATGCGTAA
- a CDS encoding DUF116 domain-containing protein, which yields MRNQQQSLGQYPLYFKLTFAVFVILTLLWGVLGYLLWPGLHRWGEGVAITAEVMLAVFPLLCWVMWGSMALASTNHLRIHPIWLRISNRWLYAFFPLVLLIGKVVGITKDKASQALIDLINHLVELNLYKVPAERVLLLTPHCLQQSDCVHKVTTDVHNCKRCGRCQVGTLLDIADTYGCKFVVVTGGTLARLMIKNIRPKAIVAIACERDLVSGMNDVFPIPVIGVLNERPCGPCCNTRVDTDRIKEVVEKLING from the coding sequence ATGCGTAATCAACAACAAAGCTTAGGACAATATCCTTTGTATTTTAAATTAACTTTTGCAGTATTTGTTATTCTTACCTTATTATGGGGCGTATTAGGGTATCTACTATGGCCTGGCCTACATCGTTGGGGGGAAGGCGTAGCTATTACAGCAGAAGTTATGTTAGCAGTCTTTCCCTTGCTATGTTGGGTAATGTGGGGAAGCATGGCGTTGGCTTCAACCAATCATTTGCGAATACATCCGATTTGGCTTCGGATTAGCAATCGATGGCTTTATGCCTTTTTTCCATTAGTCTTACTAATCGGTAAAGTGGTGGGAATCACAAAAGATAAAGCAAGCCAAGCCCTCATTGATTTAATCAATCATTTAGTGGAACTTAATTTATATAAGGTACCAGCTGAACGAGTGTTATTATTAACACCGCATTGTTTACAACAGAGTGACTGTGTACATAAAGTGACAACTGATGTACATAATTGTAAACGTTGTGGCCGTTGTCAAGTAGGCACTTTGCTTGATATTGCTGACACCTATGGTTGTAAATTTGTTGTTGTTACAGGTGGTACGCTTGCTAGATTAATGATTAAAAACATTCGCCCTAAAGCCATTGTAGCGATTGCTTGTGAACGAGATTTGGTAAGTGGTATGAATGATGTATTTCCTATACCTGTTATTGGTGTATTAAATGAAAGACCTTGTGGGCCTTGTTGCAATACACGGGTAGATACAGATAGGATTAAGGAAGTCGTGGAGAAACTAATTAATGGATAA
- the rsmB gene encoding 16S rRNA (cytosine(967)-C(5))-methyltransferase RsmB, giving the protein MDKVQKSGRIQQGQVNIRRLAVQALLTINRDGAYANIVLQQVLAEHQLSDVDRRFFTELVYGVVRRRNYLDAIIEALAKRPLRKLSSIVVEILRLGFYQLIYMDKVPDSAAVNESVKLAKKMARGLDGFVNGVLRNFLRNREAFSIDELAKSDVERLAFIYNQPIWLLEHWLAIYGEEKTIGLCVWFNERPRLTARINTLKNSISDTMVAIEKEGWHAVPTGKVPEAIYITKHRGSLESSPLVKEGLLTFSDEASMAVAYVVDPKEGERVLDCCAAPGGKTMHMAARMNNKGHIVADDIHEHKLGLMEMNAKRLGVTNVAFQLQDATRLPSEWGGSFDKVLVDAPCSGLGILQRKLDMRWHKSAESLTTLPILQLQILEQAAKAVKPGGVLVYSTCTINEAENEDVVTTFLASHQEFSLEDAAPFLPFEVTGPMITLWPQRDEMDGFFIARLRKQG; this is encoded by the coding sequence ATGGATAAGGTACAAAAATCAGGGAGAATTCAACAAGGACAAGTTAATATTCGACGTTTGGCTGTACAGGCCTTATTAACCATTAATCGTGATGGTGCTTATGCCAATATTGTATTACAGCAGGTATTAGCTGAGCATCAATTAAGTGATGTGGATCGACGCTTTTTTACAGAGCTTGTATACGGTGTTGTTCGACGACGTAATTATTTGGATGCTATTATTGAAGCATTGGCTAAGCGACCATTACGTAAATTATCGTCTATTGTGGTAGAGATATTACGATTAGGTTTCTATCAATTGATTTATATGGACAAAGTACCAGATAGTGCAGCCGTTAATGAAAGTGTAAAATTAGCAAAGAAAATGGCCCGTGGTCTTGATGGCTTCGTCAATGGCGTATTACGTAATTTTTTGAGAAATCGAGAGGCATTTAGCATTGATGAGTTAGCTAAGAGTGACGTAGAACGACTCGCCTTTATTTATAATCAACCTATTTGGCTATTAGAACATTGGCTAGCTATTTATGGGGAAGAAAAAACAATTGGTTTATGTGTTTGGTTTAATGAACGACCTCGTTTAACAGCCCGCATCAATACTTTAAAAAATTCAATTTCTGATACAATGGTTGCTATTGAAAAAGAGGGCTGGCATGCTGTACCGACGGGTAAGGTACCAGAGGCTATCTACATTACTAAACATCGAGGCTCTTTAGAATCATCCCCATTAGTAAAAGAGGGTCTATTAACATTTTCAGATGAAGCGTCTATGGCAGTGGCCTATGTAGTGGATCCAAAAGAGGGCGAACGCGTTCTTGATTGTTGTGCCGCTCCCGGTGGTAAAACGATGCATATGGCAGCACGAATGAATAATAAAGGTCATATTGTAGCTGATGATATTCATGAACATAAATTAGGCCTTATGGAAATGAATGCTAAACGTTTAGGTGTTACTAATGTAGCATTTCAATTACAAGATGCGACACGTTTACCGAGTGAATGGGGCGGTTCCTTTGATAAGGTATTAGTTGATGCGCCTTGTTCTGGTCTTGGTATTTTACAGCGAAAACTCGATATGCGTTGGCATAAATCTGCTGAATCGTTGACTACGCTGCCTATTTTACAACTCCAAATCTTAGAACAAGCAGCTAAGGCAGTTAAACCTGGTGGCGTTTTAGTATATTCTACGTGTACGATAAATGAAGCTGAAAATGAAGATGTTGTTACTACATTTTTAGCTAGTCATCAAGAATTTTCCTTAGAGGATGCGGCTCCATTTTTGCCATTTGAAGTAACGGGACCTATGATTACCTTGTGGCCACAACGAGATGAAATGGATGGTTTTTTTATAGCTCGTCTTAGAAAACAAGGGTAA
- the rlmN gene encoding 23S rRNA (adenine(2503)-C(2))-methyltransferase RlmN produces the protein MIELLGKNLTELQAIIVEAGFPKFRAKQIMDYIYKRYIFDFQAMQQLPGNMRDWLTTHCAISIPEIVTEKTAPDGLTKKLLLKLSDGNQVETVLMKQHYGNSVCVSSQVGCAMGCVFCASTTGGLYRNLDTHEIVAQVLLFGSLLKERIHSIVVMGAGEPLQNYTNTINALRLLHEKEAFDIGYRRMTLSTCGVVENIYLLADEGIPITLALSLHAPNDAIRREIMPIGAHYNLENVLAAVKTYYEKTDRRVTFEYILIDGINSSIENAHELGTLVKDFPNCNVNLIPVNGNEHIQLFKPSRRQMEAFKNIVASYGVAVTVRKEMGDAIQAACGQLKVQHAQKQSE, from the coding sequence ATGATAGAATTATTAGGTAAGAACCTCACTGAATTGCAAGCTATAATTGTGGAAGCAGGGTTTCCAAAATTTAGAGCTAAGCAAATTATGGATTATATATATAAGCGCTATATTTTTGATTTTCAAGCTATGCAACAGTTGCCAGGCAATATGCGAGATTGGTTAACAACTCATTGTGCGATTTCGATTCCTGAAATTGTAACGGAAAAGACGGCACCCGATGGATTAACCAAAAAACTGTTATTGAAATTATCTGATGGTAATCAAGTTGAAACAGTCTTGATGAAGCAACATTATGGCAATTCAGTTTGTGTTTCCTCGCAGGTTGGTTGTGCCATGGGGTGTGTATTCTGTGCTTCAACGACAGGTGGGTTGTATCGTAACCTGGACACTCACGAAATAGTGGCTCAAGTATTATTATTTGGATCACTCCTAAAAGAGCGTATTCACTCTATTGTTGTTATGGGGGCTGGCGAACCACTTCAAAATTATACGAACACAATTAATGCGCTTCGTTTGCTTCACGAAAAAGAAGCGTTTGATATAGGGTATCGTCGTATGACCTTATCAACTTGTGGGGTTGTTGAAAATATTTATTTATTAGCTGATGAAGGAATTCCTATTACATTAGCCCTTAGTTTACATGCACCGAATGATGCCATTCGACGTGAAATTATGCCGATTGGAGCTCACTATAATTTAGAGAATGTCTTAGCGGCAGTAAAGACGTATTATGAAAAGACAGATCGCCGAGTTACTTTTGAATATATTTTAATTGATGGTATTAATTCATCTATTGAAAATGCTCATGAACTAGGCACATTAGTAAAGGATTTCCCCAATTGTAATGTTAACTTAATTCCTGTGAATGGAAATGAACATATTCAGCTTTTTAAACCGTCTCGACGCCAAATGGAGGCCTTTAAAAATATTGTGGCCTCTTATGGTGTGGCTGTTACGGTGCGTAAGGAAATGGGCGATGCGATTCAAGCGGCCTGTGGTCAATTAAAAGTACAACATGCACAAAAACAGTCAGAATAA
- a CDS encoding Stp1/IreP family PP2C-type Ser/Thr phosphatase, translated as MKSIGMSKIGLVRQRNEDRFYIGDSFCIVTDGMGGYKGGEIASTMVVDTIAADMQNWQTVSVDALRQAVAKANTAVFERVQATPALEGMGTTAVVAYVEGTTLYWANVGDSRLYVFHEGQLTQISTDHSMVQALYDAGELAADDMLQHPQRNVLTRAVGVGPVVDIDGGAKELASGDRILLCSDGLTGYIEEAVIEEAFRKEAKDDRLVEDLMTLVYDHGARDNVTIVIGTID; from the coding sequence ATGAAAAGTATAGGCATGAGTAAAATTGGTTTAGTGCGTCAACGCAACGAAGATCGATTTTATATTGGAGATTCCTTTTGCATAGTCACTGATGGTATGGGTGGCTATAAAGGAGGCGAAATTGCTAGTACTATGGTAGTCGACACCATTGCGGCGGATATGCAAAATTGGCAAACTGTATCGGTAGACGCATTGCGTCAAGCCGTAGCCAAAGCTAATACTGCCGTTTTTGAACGCGTTCAGGCGACTCCAGCATTAGAAGGTATGGGGACTACCGCCGTAGTTGCCTATGTGGAAGGAACAACCTTATATTGGGCCAACGTAGGCGATAGCCGACTCTATGTATTTCATGAGGGGCAACTGACACAAATTAGTACTGATCATTCTATGGTACAAGCCTTGTATGATGCGGGGGAATTAGCAGCTGATGATATGTTGCAACATCCACAGCGCAATGTATTAACTCGTGCGGTTGGTGTTGGGCCTGTTGTTGATATTGATGGTGGTGCTAAAGAATTAGCATCAGGCGATAGAATTTTGTTGTGTTCTGATGGACTCACTGGTTATATTGAAGAAGCGGTGATTGAAGAGGCTTTTCGCAAGGAAGCTAAGGATGATCGACTTGTGGAAGATTTGATGACCTTAGTCTATGATCATGGCGCTCGTGATAATGTAACAATAGTGATTGGCACCATTGACTAG
- the pknB gene encoding Stk1 family PASTA domain-containing Ser/Thr kinase — protein MKETATKLQGLILDNRYKIISKIGVGGMADVFKGEDLLLGRPVAIKVLHQNFAGDDDFVARFKREAQAAGKLSHPNIVSMYDVGFDQGYHYIVMEYIEGETLKEYITRHERLSIDNAVKFTIAIAEGLEHAHAMGIVHCDIKPHNVLITKQGRIKVTDFGIARAMNAGTTMMYTNSIMGSAHYLSPEQASGKPVNGSTDIYSLGAVLYEMLTGRVPYEGETPISVALKHVREKLIPPTRFNPSIPTLLESAVIKALAKRPEERFSNITDMIAALRMSQGFVNSNSGRRVPHDFGTQVMVPVTESPYGDVDDEDTYYGGEPIKEGWLAKLSRLPQKYILLGAFFVFLLAFAWAFLSFGNFWSNATVDVPNVVGKQVSVAKHILEDNHLRVSTSEVSNPDVPAGQVISQSPEAGEQVKEQRTVHLVVSKGVGDITMPDLTGMTLDQAKSRLKGLGLVVGKITTASEEGKEDGVILMQSPPGDSKVTKGTTVDITVNRVKSQKVELPNLVGMTIKEAKEALSSLGLSVGPIGGSSDEAALVTAQSPEPGSSLDANTAVSLTGEVKKEVPAPTATNNTVTKGTVDITVPSGKANQSVRIVVADDAGSHTVFDGTAQPGERIVKDVSGTGKVQIQVYLNGALVQDQTL, from the coding sequence ATGAAAGAAACAGCAACAAAATTACAAGGTTTAATCCTTGATAATCGCTATAAAATTATTTCTAAAATTGGCGTTGGCGGTATGGCCGATGTGTTTAAAGGGGAAGATTTATTGCTAGGCCGGCCCGTGGCCATTAAAGTATTGCACCAAAATTTTGCTGGTGATGATGACTTTGTAGCTCGGTTTAAACGAGAGGCACAAGCAGCTGGTAAATTAAGTCATCCTAATATTGTCAGTATGTACGATGTAGGCTTTGATCAAGGCTATCATTACATCGTTATGGAATATATTGAAGGGGAAACCTTAAAAGAGTATATTACTCGACATGAACGGTTATCTATTGATAATGCTGTTAAATTTACCATTGCCATTGCAGAAGGACTAGAACATGCTCATGCTATGGGGATTGTACATTGTGATATAAAGCCTCATAATGTCTTAATTACCAAGCAAGGTCGTATTAAGGTAACTGACTTTGGTATTGCCCGTGCTATGAATGCAGGCACAACAATGATGTATACTAATTCTATTATGGGTTCGGCACATTATTTATCGCCAGAGCAGGCGAGCGGTAAACCTGTTAATGGAAGTACTGATATATATTCATTAGGGGCTGTTCTTTATGAAATGCTAACAGGGCGCGTTCCTTATGAAGGTGAAACGCCTATTAGTGTAGCTTTGAAACATGTGCGTGAAAAGTTAATTCCGCCGACCCGTTTTAATCCGAGTATTCCTACCTTATTGGAGTCGGCTGTCATTAAAGCCTTAGCAAAACGTCCAGAAGAACGTTTTAGTAATATTACTGATATGATTGCGGCTCTTCGCATGTCCCAAGGATTTGTAAATAGTAATAGCGGACGTCGGGTGCCTCATGATTTCGGAACTCAGGTTATGGTGCCAGTTACTGAATCACCTTATGGCGATGTAGACGATGAGGATACTTATTATGGTGGTGAACCGATTAAAGAGGGCTGGTTAGCTAAACTTTCACGTTTGCCACAAAAATATATTTTATTAGGTGCCTTTTTTGTATTCTTATTGGCTTTTGCCTGGGCTTTCTTGAGTTTTGGCAATTTCTGGAGCAATGCTACCGTTGATGTACCTAATGTAGTAGGTAAACAGGTATCAGTGGCTAAACATATTTTAGAAGATAACCATTTGCGCGTATCGACTAGTGAAGTTTCTAATCCTGATGTACCAGCAGGACAAGTTATTTCACAGAGCCCTGAAGCTGGCGAACAGGTGAAAGAGCAACGAACAGTTCATCTGGTAGTAAGTAAGGGTGTAGGTGATATTACAATGCCTGATTTAACAGGTATGACCTTAGATCAAGCTAAAAGCCGCTTGAAAGGTTTAGGTCTTGTAGTTGGTAAGATTACAACCGCTTCAGAAGAGGGGAAAGAAGATGGCGTTATTCTTATGCAATCACCTCCAGGTGACTCTAAAGTAACAAAAGGAACGACCGTAGATATTACAGTCAATCGCGTGAAGAGCCAGAAAGTGGAATTACCTAATTTAGTTGGTATGACCATTAAAGAGGCAAAAGAAGCCTTGAGTTCTTTAGGGTTATCGGTAGGCCCTATTGGTGGTAGTAGTGATGAGGCGGCGCTAGTTACAGCGCAAAGTCCAGAACCAGGAAGTTCTTTAGATGCTAATACAGCTGTTTCTTTAACTGGTGAGGTTAAGAAAGAAGTACCAGCTCCAACGGCCACAAATAACACAGTCACTAAGGGTACCGTTGATATTACGGTTCCTTCTGGTAAAGCTAATCAATCTGTACGCATTGTAGTGGCTGATGATGCAGGTTCACATACTGTCTTTGATGGCACTGCGCAGCCAGGCGAACGAATTGTTAAAGATGTTTCAGGAACAGGTAAGGTTCAAATTCAGGTATATTTAAATGGTGCCTTAGTACAGGATCAAACATTGTAG
- the rsgA gene encoding ribosome small subunit-dependent GTPase A, with protein MNTGIVIKNMNGYFYVQDEVGNMHECKVRGRLKQGRYSLLVGDRVTFDPAGTIEKILPRHNELKRPHVANLDQVILVVAAHEPDINELLLNKLIVMIEHADIPLVLCINKCDLQDDNTAALEALYRQIGYTVILTSTRTGEGLDVLKTQLHHKVSAFAGPSGVGKSSLLNAIEPTFAFQTGAVSDKIKRGRHTTRHASLYSLDGDSFIMDTPGFSAIDFSDISEERLTSLYPEFLAVEENCKFNPCYHEHEPICGVKEALAAGQISTGRYESYLVIREEIRSQRKW; from the coding sequence ATGAATACAGGCATTGTCATTAAAAATATGAATGGGTATTTCTATGTTCAGGATGAAGTAGGCAACATGCATGAGTGTAAGGTGCGTGGTCGCTTGAAACAAGGTCGTTATTCTTTGTTAGTAGGTGATCGCGTAACCTTTGATCCGGCGGGAACAATTGAGAAAATACTACCTCGCCATAATGAATTAAAGCGTCCTCATGTGGCTAATTTAGATCAAGTCATATTAGTTGTTGCAGCTCACGAACCAGATATTAATGAGTTATTACTCAATAAATTAATTGTTATGATTGAGCATGCTGATATTCCCTTAGTGCTGTGTATTAATAAATGTGATTTACAAGATGACAATACGGCTGCTTTAGAAGCTCTATATCGTCAAATTGGTTATACTGTTATTTTAACCTCTACACGGACTGGTGAAGGTTTGGATGTTTTAAAAACACAATTACACCATAAAGTAAGTGCTTTTGCTGGACCATCGGGGGTAGGCAAAAGTAGTTTACTCAATGCCATTGAACCTACATTTGCTTTTCAAACTGGGGCAGTGAGTGATAAAATAAAAAGAGGTCGTCATACGACTCGGCATGCTTCATTGTACAGTTTAGATGGTGATTCCTTTATTATGGATACGCCTGGTTTCAGTGCTATTGATTTTAGTGATATTTCAGAAGAACGTTTAACTTCCTTATATCCTGAGTTTTTAGCTGTGGAAGAAAATTGCAAGTTTAATCCTTGTTACCATGAACATGAACCGATATGCGGAGTGAAAGAGGCCTTAGCGGCTGGTCAAATCAGTACGGGTCGCTATGAATCCTATTTAGTCATTCGCGAAGAAATTCGCAGTCAAAGGAAATGGTGA
- the rpe gene encoding ribulose-phosphate 3-epimerase, with translation MVKIAPSMLSADFARLQEEIKNIELSGADLLHIDIMDGHFVPNLTFGAPVIKSLRKHTALPFDVHLMVTNPADYVKAFADIGTEYFTFHAEATPHMHRLVQEIKSYGMKAGVSLNPSTPVAMLEDIAADLDMILIMSVNPGFGGQSFIPHAVRKIKKAKALFDYYENSNGVVEVDGGVNLETAPLVREAGADILVAGSAVFGAPDRAEMIRSLRG, from the coding sequence ATGGTAAAAATTGCACCTTCTATGTTATCCGCTGATTTTGCGCGCTTACAAGAAGAAATTAAAAACATTGAATTAAGTGGGGCTGATTTATTGCACATTGATATCATGGACGGGCATTTTGTACCCAATCTTACCTTTGGTGCTCCGGTGATAAAGTCATTGCGTAAACACACAGCTTTACCTTTTGATGTGCATTTGATGGTAACAAATCCAGCTGATTATGTAAAAGCCTTTGCTGATATTGGAACAGAATATTTTACATTTCATGCAGAAGCGACACCACATATGCATCGGTTAGTGCAAGAAATCAAATCATATGGTATGAAAGCAGGGGTATCATTGAATCCGTCAACACCTGTGGCTATGTTAGAAGATATAGCCGCTGATTTAGATATGATTTTAATTATGAGCGTTAATCCTGGCTTTGGTGGTCAATCATTTATTCCTCACGCTGTACGAAAAATCAAAAAGGCTAAGGCATTATTTGATTATTATGAAAATAGTAATGGCGTTGTTGAAGTAGATGGCGGTGTTAATCTTGAAACGGCGCCATTAGTTCGTGAAGCTGGGGCTGATATTCTCGTAGCTGGGTCGGCTGTATTTGGTGCACCTGATCGGGCTGAGATGATTCGCTCTTTGCGTGGTTAA
- the acpS gene encoding holo-ACP synthase, protein MKIGTDIIEIERIAKAVTKSHFATRVYTSQELAYATSRGKQRDASLAGMYAAKEAFVKALGTGFRDGSWQDLEVCRDKLGAPYMVLQGVFKDLYTSRGFTQLEVTISHCRTYAVATVLLQ, encoded by the coding sequence ATGAAAATTGGTACTGACATTATTGAAATTGAACGTATTGCTAAAGCTGTCACTAAATCTCATTTTGCAACGCGTGTGTATACCTCTCAAGAACTTGCCTATGCTACGAGTCGTGGTAAACAACGTGATGCTTCATTAGCGGGGATGTATGCGGCTAAAGAAGCCTTTGTAAAAGCATTAGGCACAGGGTTTCGAGATGGATCTTGGCAAGATTTAGAAGTGTGTCGTGATAAATTAGGGGCCCCTTATATGGTGTTACAGGGGGTATTTAAAGATTTGTATACGAGCCGTGGTTTCACTCAATTAGAAGTAACGATTAGCCACTGCCGAACATATGCCGTAGCAACAGTATTATTGCAATAG
- a CDS encoding NAD(P)H-hydrate dehydratase, translated as MRILTKEEAKFIDQWAPTKGHLPLALLMENAGRGVAEAIVTATEEENRSLDVVIVAGKGNNGADGLVAARQLEEWGHEVRVVIPCDDKSGSPLFQQQLAAIEALEIPVLTLADGDVFEAADVIVDGLLGTGLQGELQGPILELLDRMEAHVDTYPDTLLVAIDVPSGLNANTGAVAEGTLGMDLTVTFGAPKQGMCLYPGKSYCGEIIVKGLGFAWETALLDESNEHFPTELITAELIDALLPEREPTYHKGSNGHTLIIGGSDGMIGAPLLAAEAAVYAGAGKVTTVVPSDCLRMLQTKIMPEVMTGSFGNLLHLRMHSSEKQAVAIGPGLGRNEETTTLVKNFMTTTEVPLVIDADALWALGHMDIVGHEFSKRERPVIMTPHLGEFARLTGLTIDSIEANRIEVARQFAIKYQVVLVLKGAPTVVASPDGLVAVNSSGNEGMGTGGMGDTLTGIIASLLGQGLEEVEAAMAGVFLHGAAADFLYETRHVGFMPSEVARQVPYIMTEVVGSE; from the coding sequence ATGCGTATTTTAACAAAAGAAGAAGCAAAATTTATTGATCAATGGGCCCCTACTAAAGGTCACTTACCGCTAGCTCTATTGATGGAAAATGCAGGCCGAGGTGTAGCAGAAGCTATTGTAACCGCTACTGAGGAAGAGAATCGGTCTTTAGATGTAGTAATTGTGGCTGGTAAAGGTAATAATGGGGCTGATGGTTTAGTTGCTGCTCGGCAACTAGAAGAATGGGGGCATGAAGTACGTGTTGTGATTCCTTGTGATGATAAAAGTGGCTCACCATTATTTCAACAACAATTAGCCGCCATTGAGGCCTTAGAAATTCCTGTATTAACTTTAGCTGATGGCGATGTTTTTGAAGCTGCAGATGTAATTGTAGATGGACTTTTAGGTACAGGATTACAAGGTGAATTACAAGGACCAATTTTAGAACTTTTAGATCGCATGGAAGCCCATGTAGATACATATCCTGATACCCTGTTAGTTGCGATTGATGTACCATCAGGTCTCAATGCAAATACTGGGGCTGTAGCTGAGGGCACATTGGGTATGGATTTAACGGTTACCTTTGGAGCCCCTAAACAAGGCATGTGTTTATATCCTGGTAAATCATATTGTGGTGAAATTATTGTAAAGGGGTTAGGCTTTGCTTGGGAGACAGCTTTATTGGATGAAAGTAATGAACATTTTCCTACAGAATTAATTACGGCTGAGTTAATTGATGCTTTATTACCAGAACGAGAACCGACTTATCATAAAGGGTCTAACGGTCACACACTTATTATTGGTGGATCTGATGGCATGATAGGCGCGCCTTTATTGGCAGCAGAAGCGGCTGTTTATGCAGGGGCTGGTAAAGTAACGACTGTAGTACCTTCCGATTGCTTACGTATGTTACAAACAAAAATTATGCCAGAAGTTATGACAGGTTCATTCGGAAATTTACTTCATCTACGTATGCATAGTTCAGAAAAACAAGCCGTTGCTATTGGACCTGGGTTAGGACGCAATGAAGAAACAACCACGTTAGTGAAGAACTTTATGACTACAACAGAAGTTCCTTTAGTTATTGATGCTGATGCTCTTTGGGCATTAGGTCATATGGATATTGTAGGCCACGAATTTAGCAAACGAGAACGACCGGTGATTATGACACCGCACCTTGGAGAATTCGCTCGTCTTACAGGCCTTACCATTGACTCTATTGAGGCAAATCGTATTGAAGTAGCTCGTCAATTTGCTATTAAGTATCAGGTTGTATTAGTTTTGAAAGGGGCTCCTACGGTAGTAGCATCACCAGATGGGTTGGTGGCCGTTAATAGCAGTGGTAATGAAGGTATGGGCACTGGTGGTATGGGGGATACCTTAACAGGGATTATAGCTAGTTTATTAGGGCAAGGCTTGGAAGAAGTCGAAGCCGCTATGGCCGGTGTGTTTCTTCATGGAGCAGCCGCTGATTTTTTATATGAAACGCGCCATGTAGGTTTTATGCCATCGGAAGTAGCCCGTCAAGTACCTTATATAATGACGGAAGTAGTAGGCAGTGAATAA